ATTGCCTGGAACATTGTCAGTTCTTATTCCAAGAGTGAATGGGATGCCTACGGTGCAGAAATGAGCGATCGCTCCCGTCGCCATGAGCGTATGGAGGAGTATATGGAACTCTGCTACCAACTTTGGGATTCCTGGGCACCCGACGCCATTGTTGCCGACAAGTCCAGCGGTATTTTTGCCGACCCAGCTAAGGTTAAAGAAGTGGACTTTGAGGGTGAGTTTTTCCGCAGTAAAGGGCGTTCGTTTTGCTACCGCTCCCCCCAGGGTAGACCGGTGCTCTGGCAGGCCGGTTCCTCCGATCGTGGGCGCGACTTTGCCGCTAAACATGCTGAGGCCATCTTTGCCGTGCACCCCAACGTCGATCGTATGCGGCAGTACAGCGAAGACCTGAATCAGCGGCTGGTCAAGACCTTCAACCGTCCTTCCAGCAGCGTCAAGCTGATCTACGGCTTGCAGTGCATCGTCGGCGAATCCCGCGCCCACGCCCAAGAAAAGTACGAGCACATTCGTGCCAATAGTCCCCTCGAAGGTGCCCTTGCTTGGATCTCGGGCCACTTTGGCCCCGATTTCTCGACCTATGATCTCGACGAATACGTGCAGAACATTGAAATCCCTGGCATTAAGGGCTTGTTCGAAAGCATTATCTACGCCAAGGGTGGTAACCCAATCACCGTGAAAGAAGCGGCCCTGTATTACGCCATGGGTATGGGCATGCCCATCACTGTCGGTACAGCTTCTGACATTGCCGACACGATGGAATACTACATGGACGAAGGCGGGGCCGACGGGTTCATGCTAGTGGCAACCTATACTCCCGGCTGCTTTGAAGAATTTGTGGATCTGGTGGTGCCAGAGTTGCAGCGACGCGGGCGTTATCGAACGGCTTACCCCGGTACCACCCTGCGCGAAAACCTGTTAGCCGATTAGTGGTTTGTTTGTTATGGATCAGTCTGTAGTTTCATCTCATTGGGGGCAGCCCGCTGCGGGTGTAAACCTATCTTCTGGCCTTCTCCTGGCCTCTCCCTTGCCCGATTCAAAGACAGCGGACATTGCGTTTGATTCTGTG
This portion of the Candidatus Obscuribacterales bacterium genome encodes:
- a CDS encoding NtaA/DmoA family FMN-dependent monooxygenase (This protein belongs to a clade of FMN-dependent monooxygenases, within a broader family of flavin-dependent oxidoreductases, the luciferase-like monooxygenase (LMM) family, some of whose members use coenzyme F420 rather than FMN.) — its product is IAWNIVSSYSKSEWDAYGAEMSDRSRRHERMEEYMELCYQLWDSWAPDAIVADKSSGIFADPAKVKEVDFEGEFFRSKGRSFCYRSPQGRPVLWQAGSSDRGRDFAAKHAEAIFAVHPNVDRMRQYSEDLNQRLVKTFNRPSSSVKLIYGLQCIVGESRAHAQEKYEHIRANSPLEGALAWISGHFGPDFSTYDLDEYVQNIEIPGIKGLFESIIYAKGGNPITVKEAALYYAMGMGMPITVGTASDIADTMEYYMDEGGADGFMLVATYTPGCFEEFVDLVVPELQRRGRYRTAYPGTTLRENLLAD